From Glycine soja cultivar W05 chromosome 4, ASM419377v2, whole genome shotgun sequence, the proteins below share one genomic window:
- the LOC114410574 gene encoding uncharacterized protein LOC114410574, whose translation MSEKQDESLSVHSPYYLHPSENPAIALVSPLLDPTNYNSWSRSSFTTLSAKNKVEFADGCLPRSTSNHRLYAAWKKANNMVVSWLVHLVATSIHQSILWMDNAVDIWKDLKARYSQGDLLRISNLQHKLASIKQGDMNITDYFTKLGTIWDELESYQPNPMCRDNHTVETCYKKNGFPPNFFSNRGGGGRGFGRGGTRGKNTNGKVCTHCGIINHTVDECYKKHGYPPGHKFYKPQGASVNNTIKEEENVSSS comes from the coding sequence ATGAGTGAAAAACAAGATGAATCTCTCAGTGTTCATAGCCCTTACTACCTGCACCCTAGTGAAAATCCAGCAATCGCATTAGTTTCACCTCTTTTGGATCCAACGAATTACAATTCTTGGAGCAGATCATCCTTCACGACCCTGAGTGCGAAGAATAAAGTAGAATTTGCTGATGGTTGCCTTCCTCGATCAACCTCGAATCATAGATTGTACGCAGCTTGGAAAAAAGCGAATAACATGGTGGTTTCATGGCTTGtacacttagttgcaacttccatTCATCAAAGCATCTTATGGATGGACAACGCGGTTGATATCTGGAAAGATTTGAAAGCACGATACTCACAAGGTGATTTGCTTCGAATTTCTAATTTACAACACAAATTAGCTTCAATTAAACAAGGAGACATGAATATTACTGATTATTTTACAAAGCTGGGAACAATTTGGGATGAGCTTGAGAGTTATCAACCCAATCCTATGTGTAGAGATAATCACACAGTAGAAACATGTTATAAGAAAAATGGTTTTCCACCTAACTTCTTCTCCAATAGAGGAGGTGGAGGTAGAGGTTTTGGTAGAGGGGGGACAAGAGGCAAAAACACCAATGGTAAAGTTTGCACCCACTGTGGTATCATTAATCATACAGTGGATGAGTGTTATAAGAAGCATGGTTATCCACCTGGTCACAAATTCTATAAACCTCAAGGAGCTTCAGTTAATAACACTAttaaggaagaagaaaatgttTCAAGTTCATAG
- the LOC114409376 gene encoding protein FAM136A-like, translating into MDHFAAHEEQLASLRMRQKFEEVNVAAQTNLAPVQDYVNFTLQKAYFMCAYECFDRSKRQEEISSCVENCSIPLSNVQHTFDHEMAQFQERLNRSLMVCQDKYEAARLQKKNDAMNDFVSCADQSIQENIKTLPHLANKLKASFGIRDNGSS; encoded by the exons ATGGATCACTTTGCAGCCCATGAAGAGCAACTTGCTTCCCTGAGAATGAGGCAGAAATTTGAAGAAGTAAATGTGGCTGCTCAAACTAATCTTGCCCCTGTCCAGGACTATGTCAATTTTACCCTTCAG AAAGCCTATTTTATGTGTGCATATGAGTGCTTTGATAGAAGCAAAAGGCAGGAAGAAATAAGCAGTTGTGTCGAAAATTGCAGTATTCCTCTTTCTAATGTGCAACACACATTTGATCATGAGATGGCACAGTTTCAG GAGAGATTGAATAGATCTCTGATGGTGTGTCAAGATAAGTACGAGGCAGCTAGGCTCCAGAAGAAAAATGATGCTATGAATGATTTCGTTTCCTGTGCTGACCAGTCAATCCAGGAAAACATCAAGACGTTGCCACATCTTGCCAACAAGTTGAAAGCTTCCTTTGGAATTAGGGACAATGGTTCCTCGTAG